In a genomic window of Rhinoraja longicauda isolate Sanriku21f chromosome 23, sRhiLon1.1, whole genome shotgun sequence:
- the LOC144604756 gene encoding carboxypeptidase A1-like: MRALLVLSAFLLAVYSKKTFIGDQVFRITTSNEAQLNLVSSLQEEDHLDVDFWKESNSPSLPIDIHVPRENSQSVKAFLELHGIDYSILVEDLQALLDDEQKEMLLSQHKERSTRMFNYAAYHTLEEIYAWMDTFVTSNSGLVSKIQIGTTFENRPIYVLKFSTGGIKRPAIWMNSGIHAREWITSATSLWFANKVASEYGSDATITSLLNTMDLYLEIVTNPDGFHFTHTNNRMWRKTRSNHPGAQCIGVDPNRNFDANFGGPGASSMSCSSTYHGPYVNSEKEVKAIVDFVKSHGNFKVFIDVHSYSQLLLFPYGYTQTDPKDYDELLELSKKSITSLASVYGTKYRYGPIITTIYQSSGSSIDWAYDYGIKYSFCFELRDTGRYGFILPADQIIPTAEETYLGLIDIFNHASQHPY; the protein is encoded by the exons TGACCAGGTTTTTCGGATCACTACTAGCAATGAGGCACAGCTTAACCTGGTGAGCTCCCTCCAGGAAGAAGACCATCTGGAT GTCGATTTCTGGAAAGAATCCAACAGCCCTTCACTACCTATTGACATCCACGTCCCGAGAGAAAATAGCCAATCAGTGAAAGCTTTTCTGGAGCTCCATGGCATTGATTACTCTATTTTGGTTGAAGATCTCCAG GCACTATTGGACGATGAGCAGAAGGAAATGTTGCTGTCTCAGCATAAGGAGCGTAGCACCCGCATGTTCAACTATGCTGCTTATCATACGTTGGAGGAG ATCTATGCATGGATGGACACATTTGTGACTTCAAACTCAGGTCTTGTCAGCAAGATACAGATTGGAACCACATTTGAAAACCGGCCCATCTACGTCCTCAAG TTCAGTACAGGTGGCATCAAGCGGCCTGCTATCTGGATGAATTCTGGAATCCATGCTCGCGAATGGATCACTTCAGCGACTTCTCTCTGGTTTGCCAACAAG GTTGCCAGTGAGTATGGCAGTGATGCCACTATAACTTCACTCCTAAATACAATGGACCTCTACCTGGAGATTGTTACAAACCCCGATGGTTTCCATTTTACCCACACTAAT AACCGCATGTGGCGCAAGACCAGATCAAACCATCCTGGTGCCCAATGTATTGGTGTTGACCCAAATAGGAATTTTGATGCCAATTTCGGAG GACCTGGAGCCAGTAGCATGTCTTGCTCATCCACGTACCATGGACCTTATGTCAATTCTGAGAAAGAAGTCAAAGCCATTGTTGACTTTGTCAAAAGCCATGGAAATTTCAAAGTCTTCATTGATGTTCACAGCTATTCCCAGCTCTTACTTTTCCCTTATGGTTACACCCAAACTGACCCAAAGGACTATGATGAGCTG TTAGAGCTCAGCAAGAAATCCATAACTTCATTGGCATCAGTGTACGGCACCAAGTACAGATATGGACCCATCATTACAACAATCT ATCAATCGAGCGGTTCCTCCATTGACTGGGCTTATGACTACGGCATCAAGTATTCTTTCTGCTTTGAACTGCGTGACACGGGTCGTTATGGTTTCATTTTACCAGCTGATCAGATTATTCCAACAGCCGAAGAAACCTATCTGGGACTGATTGACATTTTCAATCATGCCAGCCAACATCCttattaa